Genomic DNA from Burkholderiales bacterium:
CCGCCCGCCGAGCCGCGCAGCTTTCTTTATTATTTGATGGCGTATCACGAAGGCGCGACCTTGCAGCAGCATCTCAATCACGGCCGCCATTTCAGCATTCCCGAAGCGGTGCAAATCGGGGTCCATCTCTGCAATGGGCTGAGCGTGCTCCACCGATTGCACGTCGTGCACCGCGACATCAAGCCGGCCAATTTGCACCTGGGGGTCGACGCACGTCTGCGCATACTCGATGTCGGCGTTGCCGCGAATCCCGCATCAGGGAACAGCGCCGGAAATCCCGGAACGCCGAGCTATATGGCGCCTGAGTTGTATGCCGGCGAGCCCGCAACCAGCCAAAGCGATCTCTACGCCGCGGGAGTCACGCTTTACGAAATACTGACGCGCAAATACCCATACGGCGAGATCGAGCCTTTCCAGCATCCGCGCTTCGGCAATCCATTATCGCCGGGACGCGTTCGCCCCGATTTGCCGCAATGGCTCGAGAACATTTTGTTGAAAGCGGTCGCGCGCGACCGTAGACAGCGCTTCGAAACCGCTGAGGAATTTCTGCTGGCGCTCGAAAATGGCGAACGCGTCCGCGTTGTCCCGCCGCTGCGTACACCCCTTGTAACCAGCAATCCGGAAGCGCTGTGGCAGGGCATCGCGGCGGCCGCCATCGCGATCAATCTGCTGCTCGTGTATCTGATTCTGGTTTCCTGATGCCGAAAATGCTCCGGCGCACCTGATCGCTGCGTTTCTGGGGTTCGAACGAAAGCAAATTGCGGCCTTTGGTCAGGTTCTATAGAATCCAAGCGTCCCCTGCGACGAACAAAAAGGAGATTCCCCATGGAACACCAACTGCCCCCTTTGCCTTATGCGATGGAAGCCCTTGCGCCGCATATCTCGCGCGAAACGCTCGAATTCCATTACGGCAAACATCACAAGACTTATGTCGAAACGCTGAACAAGTTGATCGATGGCAGCAAGTATCAGGATATGGCGCTGGAAGATGTGATCCGCAAATCGGACGGCAAGGTTTTCAACAACGCGGCGCAGGTCTGGAATCACACGTTTTTCTGGAATTGCATGGGCCCGGGCTGCGGCGGCGATCCAGGCGACGACCTGGCCGGCGCGATTCTGAACAAGTTCAAAAGCTTCAGCGAATTCAAAAAGCAGTTCAGTGAAGCAGCAGTCGGTCAGTTCGGTTCGGGATGGGCGTGGCTGGTCAGAAACAAGGACGGCTCGGTGGCAATCGAAACGACTTCGAACGCGGGCAACCCGTTGACTTCCGACAAGACCGCGCTATTGACCTGCGACGTCTGGGAACACGCGTATTACATCGATTACCGTAATGCGCGCGCCAAATTTCTCGAAGCTTTCTGGAGCGTCGTCAACTGGGATTTCGCCAACAAGAATTTCAGCAGTAAAGCCTGAGCGTAGCCCGCGCGCGCCGCTGTAGTCAGGGTCAAGAACCTTCAAGCCGGATTCGCGGCTATTTGACAAGGGTTTCGAGGCGCTCGACGGTTTCGAGGCGCTCCACTTTATCGCCGGTTTTGATGCTGCGTCGGGCAAACCAGCCGCGCCTCATCTCTAGCGCATACAGGGCATCGCCATCGGCAGTATGATTGTCGAGCGAGAAAGGCTGCATCTCGGCAATGTTCAGAATCCTGCCGCTGGCGTCGATGAACGCGACGGCAAGCGGCAGCGGTGTGTCTTTCATCCAGATGCTATGCGGCGCGGCCTCCTCGAATACGAATAGCATGCCCTGATTTTCGGCGAGCGTTTTTCGTTGCATCAGGCCGCGGTTCCGGGAGGTGGGCGTATCCGCGATTTCCACGCGGATTGCGTGTTCGCCGATCTGGAGCGTCGTCTCGGGCAGGGAGTCGGCAACAGCAGGTGCGGCCCAGTTCAACGCGGCAATGACTGCGAAACCGAAAACGGCACGCGCCATTGCAGTTGAAAAAGTCCCCTCAAGGTAAGCACCCGCACTCTTACTGAATGCGCGACCGTCACGTCGCATTCTCGCTGGCGGGAACCGAAGTCGAAGCACGGCCGAGCGGCAGGGGCGCGGTTTTCCTGACCCGCGCGCTAGTTCCGCGGCGCATCGATTTCTTCGTCGGCGCCGGATTTCAGGTCATCGAATACGACTCCCCACACCGGATGGCTGGCTTCGCTGGGAGCCAGCGTGAAGCCTCTATCGATATCGAGCGCGATCACGAATTCATCGTAACAAAGCTTGATGTCGCCCTCGGCGCAGTACAGGAAAGCCAGGTATTTATGCGCAGTAACGCGATCTTGATCGACAACCAGACCGGAGGCCAGCGCGCTCGTCAGGTAGTACTTCGCGGCCACGTAATCGCCGTCCTGGTAGCGCTTGATGCCGCTGGTCAAATCCGGCTTGCCGATGCCCCAGAACAGCGCGACGACTTCGGGGGATGGCTCGATTGCCGCTGTCGTCGCACAGCCGGCGGCCAATGACAGCAGCAGGTACGCGCCCGCACGCCTGCGACCGCGCACCTAGCGAAACTGTTGGCGGATGTTGACGGTTGCCCGCGGTTCGAGTTCGACCACGGTGCGGTAGGGCGTCAAGTCGCCGTTGCGGATCTCGATAATGTGTTTGCCAGGTTCGATCTCAAGCCGATGCAACGGCGGCGAAGCGCCGTGCCTGCGGCCGTCGACAAAAACGTCACCCCAGGGCGAGATGGCGAAAGTCAAATAGGACTGATCTGGCGGCGTGTTCGCCGCCGTCTGGCGCGCGGCCGAGGGGTCGTTGAGCGCCGCTTTGTTGCCCGCGCCCGGGGCAACCGCCCCCGCACGAGTCGCAACCGCCTTCGCGCGAGTCGCGCTAAAGCGGGCCGGCGATTCCCTGAGGCGGGCCGGCGATTCCCTGGCGGCCGCACCCTGGACGCGATTTCTGCTTTGCAGAGACGCTGATTCCCCTTCAGCGGCCGCTTCAGCCGCTGTAAACACAGATGCGGAAGGCTTATCCGTCGTGACCGTGAGGGCAGGCGAAATATCCGCTGCTGGTTCGTCCGCCAAGCTGTCTGTATGCGCTGGCGTCACGGAAGGTTCGGAGTGTTCTTGCGCCGTTTGCCGAGGCGCTGAAAAGGCCATCCAACGCGGTGGTGGGACCACCGTTTTTTGACTGACCGGCATGAGATCGACTGGTCCGCTCAAGGCAGCGGCGCTGGCCGAAACCTTGCGCGCCTGCGCTTCCGGGACCCGCGAAACCTCCGCCGACTTGCCGAGCCCCGGAATCCCGCCCTTGTAAAAGAGGGAATAGTTGATCGCGACGAAAGCCAGGGCGGCGATAATGATCAACGCCAGCAAGGCGTACATCAATTTGTCCTGACCGCCGCGCTCCGGTTCATCATTCGTGTCCCGGTCCGGCTGCAGCGGCACATCGAGATTGATGATGGGTTCACGGCGCACGGCGCCGAAATCGGCATTGCCAGGCTGCCGGAACGAATCGGGCGGCACAACGAAGTTCACCGGTCCGTTCCTGCTGTCCCTGTCGTCCCGGTCCTGCCCTGCGCTGAACTGCGGCGGCGGCTCGGTTCTGATAAAACCAACGGGCGGGTCGGTTCGCGCGAAATTCTGCCGCGGCTCGCCGCGCTGAATCGGCGGCTGGATCTTGCGTGGCGCTTGCTGTCGTTCGGTTGCCTGTGTGCGCTCGGGCGCGTGAGTGGGTTCCGTCAGCCGGGCTTGCTGGATCGAACGGGGCCGCTCGGCCGGCGACGGCTGCGAGCGTTGCGGTTCGGTTCTAACAGCGGAGGCGCCGGGTACTGCAGCCGGCTTTTCGAATTGCTGGCGCGGACGGGCTCTTTCCGGATCGAGGTCTGCTCTGGGCGGCGTTTTTTCAGACTGTTTTTCAGCCTGCCCTGCAGGCTGCCTTTGAACCTGCTCTGGCAGCCGTGACGTCAATGGCGCGTGGTTTTCCACAGTGATGGCAGGCTGCCTCTGAACCTGCTCCGGCGGCGGCAGCGGTTTGGACGGCGCCACGGGTGGCGGCGCCGGATACTGCCCGCGCAGATTGGCGGGCGCGTCGTCGCGGTAGGTCGTTTCCTCGCGCGCGCCGGGGTTCGCCGCGGCTGTGGGCAGATACGGATCGGCGTACTCTTCGATTATCCGAAACGCGCGCTCCCATTCCACGGGTGTATAAGCGCCGGCCAGCTTGGCTGCGATCAACTTTTCGGCATGTTCGCGGTTCAGTGCGCCGAGTTGGTTCAGGGCGGCAAAGTTGAATGCCGTTTCGTCCTGGTAAAGCGCCCGAAACAGATTGGCCAGAATCCGGCTGGATTCGGCGTCTTCATTCTCGATAATCAGCGTGCAAACCGTGAGCAGATAACCGCGTGGAAAGCGCGGCCTGTCGGGATCGTAGAACCCCGGACGCGGCGGCAGGGATTTCTTGCTATCCTCTGGCGCGGCTCTACCGGTTTGCGCGTGCGAAGCAGGGCCGCCCGCCGCGGTTTTACCTGGCGCTTTATCGGTGGTTTTGGGCTCGCCCGAGCCCGGGCTTTTTGGATCGCCCGTATCGAAGATCGTGAAGTCCATTTGGAATCGGATGCTGGAATGCCGATTGAATCCGTTGAAAATCGGCGTTGAGTTATACGCGACTAACGCTCCGCTACCTGAGTACCCCGGATTTTAGTGACTTCCCTGGTTAAATAGAACCTGCCGCGCCTAAAAGGTTCTGATCCGCGCCGCCGCCCGACCTGCCCGCTTTCGCTACGCTACTGTACACGCCCAAGCGGCGATCGCCGTCAGAATCATATCGACTTCTCCGATCGCCGGCGTCAGCTTGATCCTGACCGTAGAGTGGCGTTTTTCGATATCGGCGAGC
This window encodes:
- a CDS encoding superoxide dismutase [Fe] (SodB; iron binding; present under aerobic and anaerobic conditions; destroys free radicals), encoding MEHQLPPLPYAMEALAPHISRETLEFHYGKHHKTYVETLNKLIDGSKYQDMALEDVIRKSDGKVFNNAAQVWNHTFFWNCMGPGCGGDPGDDLAGAILNKFKSFSEFKKQFSEAAVGQFGSGWAWLVRNKDGSVAIETTSNAGNPLTSDKTALLTCDVWEHAYYIDYRNARAKFLEAFWSVVNWDFANKNFSSKA
- a CDS encoding DUF192 domain-containing protein; translation: MARAVFGFAVIAALNWAAPAVADSLPETTLQIGEHAIRVEIADTPTSRNRGLMQRKTLAENQGMLFVFEEAAPHSIWMKDTPLPLAVAFIDASGRILNIAEMQPFSLDNHTADGDALYALEMRRGWFARRSIKTGDKVERLETVERLETLVK
- a CDS encoding TssQ family T6SS-associated lipoprotein — protein: MRGRRRAGAYLLLSLAAGCATTAAIEPSPEVVALFWGIGKPDLTSGIKRYQDGDYVAAKYYLTSALASGLVVDQDRVTAHKYLAFLYCAEGDIKLCYDEFVIALDIDRGFTLAPSEASHPVWGVVFDDLKSGADEEIDAPRN